From one Caldithrix abyssi DSM 13497 genomic stretch:
- the thrS gene encoding threonine--tRNA ligase, which produces MALIKITFPDGSEKEYESGVTAIEIARQISNSLAKKAVAARFNEQVIGLNEPLTESGKLEILTFKDKEGREVFWHSSAHLMAQAIKRLFPEAQLGIGPPIEDGFYYDIDLERPITPEDFPLIEKEMAKIVDEDLPTEKKVMSAKEAIDFFKKINENLKVELIEEIDSRDETITAYSQGEFTDLCRGPHVPSTKYLGKNFKLLSVAGAYWHGDEKNKMLQRIYATNYPDKKMLKEHLRRLEEAKKRDHRKLGRELDLFSIQDEIGSGLILWHPKGALMRHIIETYLKEELLQSGYHLVSTPHIAKEHLWEVSGHTSFYRENMYSPMLVDDVAYQLKPMNCPFHMMIYKSKIRSYRDLPLRFAELGTVYRYERSGVLHGLMRVRGFTQDDAHIYCHPDQLQDEIIRVLDLNSRVLSKFGFTDYEVYLSTRPEKFVGDVQSWDHATEALKNALERKEMDYQIDPGEGVFYGPKIDIKIKDVLGRRWQCSTIQVDFNLPERFDLTFVDSDGQAYRPITIHRALLGSLERFFGILIEHYAGFFPLWLAPLQVIVLPIADRHFDYADQIAEQLRLKGVRVEVDKRNEKIGFKIREAEVQKVPYMLILGDKEVEEKRLSVRHKGEGDLGAMQYQDFEHRILDELKQ; this is translated from the coding sequence TTGGCCTTAATTAAAATTACGTTTCCCGATGGAAGTGAAAAAGAGTATGAGTCGGGCGTTACCGCGATAGAGATCGCCAGGCAGATCAGCAACAGCCTGGCAAAAAAGGCGGTTGCAGCCCGCTTCAACGAGCAGGTGATTGGCTTAAATGAGCCTCTGACGGAGTCCGGGAAGCTGGAAATATTGACTTTTAAAGATAAAGAGGGCAGAGAGGTCTTCTGGCATTCGTCTGCTCATTTGATGGCCCAGGCCATTAAGCGCCTTTTCCCTGAAGCGCAGTTAGGAATCGGCCCGCCCATTGAAGATGGTTTTTACTATGATATTGATCTGGAGCGGCCCATTACGCCGGAAGATTTTCCGCTGATCGAAAAAGAGATGGCCAAAATCGTTGACGAAGATTTACCTACAGAGAAAAAAGTAATGAGCGCAAAGGAGGCCATCGATTTTTTTAAAAAGATCAACGAAAATTTGAAGGTCGAGCTGATTGAGGAAATCGATTCGCGCGACGAGACCATTACGGCTTACAGTCAGGGAGAATTTACCGATCTTTGTCGCGGACCTCATGTGCCGTCCACTAAATATCTTGGTAAAAACTTTAAGTTGCTTTCTGTGGCGGGCGCTTACTGGCACGGCGACGAAAAAAACAAGATGCTTCAGCGTATTTACGCCACCAACTATCCCGATAAAAAGATGCTGAAAGAGCATCTGCGCCGCCTCGAAGAAGCCAAAAAGCGCGATCATCGCAAACTGGGACGCGAGCTGGACCTGTTTTCCATTCAGGATGAGATCGGTAGTGGGTTGATTTTGTGGCATCCCAAAGGCGCGTTGATGCGTCACATTATTGAAACCTATTTGAAAGAAGAGTTGTTGCAAAGCGGCTATCATCTGGTATCCACGCCGCACATCGCTAAAGAACATCTGTGGGAGGTCAGCGGGCATACCAGCTTTTATCGGGAGAACATGTACAGCCCGATGTTGGTGGACGACGTGGCTTACCAGCTTAAGCCCATGAACTGCCCGTTTCACATGATGATCTATAAATCTAAAATTCGCAGTTATCGCGATTTGCCGTTGCGCTTTGCGGAACTGGGAACCGTTTACCGATATGAGCGTTCCGGTGTGCTGCACGGCTTGATGCGTGTGCGGGGCTTTACGCAGGACGACGCGCATATTTATTGCCATCCCGATCAATTGCAGGATGAAATTATCCGTGTGCTGGATTTGAATTCCAGAGTATTAAGTAAATTTGGTTTTACGGATTATGAAGTTTATCTTTCTACTCGTCCGGAAAAATTTGTGGGCGATGTACAAAGCTGGGATCATGCCACCGAGGCGTTAAAGAACGCTCTGGAGCGTAAGGAGATGGATTATCAGATCGATCCGGGCGAAGGCGTTTTTTACGGTCCCAAAATTGATATTAAAATTAAAGACGTGCTTGGTCGGCGCTGGCAGTGTTCGACCATTCAGGTCGATTTTAATCTGCCCGAGCGCTTTGATTTGACTTTTGTGGATTCCGATGGCCAGGCGTATCGACCGATTACCATCCACCGGGCGTTGCTGGGCTCGCTGGAGCGTTTCTTTGGCATTTTAATTGAACACTATGCCGGCTTTTTCCCATTATGGCTGGCTCCGCTTCAGGTCATTGTTCTGCCGATTGCGGACCGGCACTTTGATTATGCCGATCAAATCGCCGAACAATTACGCTTGAAAGGCGTGAGAGTAGAAGTGGATAAGCGCAACGAAAAAATCGGCTTTAAAATTCGGGAAGCCGAAGTACAAAAAGTACCGTACATGCTTATTCTGGGCGATAAAGAGGTTGAAGAAAAACGTTTGTCTGTGCGCCATAAAGGCGAGGGAGATTTAGGCGCCATGCAATATCAGGACTTTGAGCATAGAATTTTAGACGAATTAAAACAGTAG
- the infC gene encoding translation initiation factor IF-3: MTQKNRINEAITAREVRLIDDEGKQVGIVSLDKALALAQEKGLDLVEIAPNANPPVCKILDYGKYVYEQSKKEKLSKKKQHTVVVKEIRMRPKTEDHDLKYKLKHAREFLMNKNKVKFTVHFRGRELAHKEFGERLLEKIENELSDIAKVEGKKQFEGRNMTMVMTLK; encoded by the coding sequence TTGACACAAAAAAACCGAATTAACGAAGCCATAACAGCCAGAGAAGTGCGGCTGATTGATGACGAAGGGAAACAGGTAGGTATTGTTTCCCTGGATAAGGCTTTAGCATTAGCGCAGGAAAAAGGACTGGATTTGGTGGAAATTGCGCCGAACGCCAATCCGCCCGTTTGTAAAATTCTTGATTACGGGAAATACGTTTACGAGCAAAGTAAAAAAGAGAAATTAAGTAAGAAGAAGCAGCACACGGTTGTTGTAAAAGAAATTCGCATGCGGCCGAAAACCGAAGATCACGATCTGAAATACAAATTGAAACATGCGCGCGAATTTTTAATGAACAAAAATAAGGTCAAGTTTACGGTGCATTTTCGGGGCAGAGAGCTGGCCCATAAAGAGTTTGGCGAACGATTGCTGGAAAAGATCGAAAACGAATTAAGCGATATCGCCAAGGTTGAAGGAAAAAAGCAATTCGAAGGCCGTAACATGACCATGGTGATGACATTAAAGTAG
- the pheT gene encoding phenylalanine--tRNA ligase subunit beta, producing MKVTYRWLKDFVDFEESAEEIARLLTEAGLEVEEVIPMVQRFNGVVVGKVLEVNKHPNADKLSVCKVQTDKETFQVICGAPNVRAGQLVPFAMVGATLPNGMKIKKAKIRGVESYGMICSREELGLEQHSDGIWAFDEDYRPGTDVYALLSQEQDWIIDIAVTPNRGDCLSVYGIAREVAALTGRPLKELQPQVKEELAESADQIIKINIHDPDGCPRYAGRVIRNVKIGPSPEWMQKRLMAVGFRPINNIVDITNYVLAEIGHPLHAFDLKFIKGNEINVRPSKEGDVFVTLDDKERKLPENTVMICDAERPVAIGGIMGGQNSEVSEQTTDILLESAYFKPERIAMSSKRLGLSTDASQHFERGADPENVIRAINYAAALMERLADGAVAKGIVDVYPAPVKEKRIPLNVEKINRVLGTDFSEQTIREKLESIRLTIENNEVIVPTFRHDLSIVEDLAEEVARLVNYSNLPARQYTTTFYEMPLSEQENRLQFLRSEMLALGLQEIFTQSMVRQAEAQLFNERPIAIKNPVSDDMAFMRPSLFAGMLKAVSHNLNRNNKNLRFFEIGRIFTAFDGKNLPEQPYALAVVITGSRHVPAWNVPEQAVDFYDIKGYLEAFLNKLFLDNYQIILYDKTGYMEKDQTVAVKINDDLIAICGKLSADVCEKFEIEKDVYGFELNVDLLQKYLVFDRQFKPIPRFPYSERDVAFLLDEEILAADVVEFVQKNGGSLLKSVEIFDVYQGKNIPEGKRSIALRLRYQSNERTLSDKEVDQYFQQIINKTIKHFSASLRK from the coding sequence ATGAAAGTAACCTATCGTTGGCTGAAAGACTTTGTAGATTTTGAAGAATCGGCTGAAGAAATTGCCCGTTTGCTTACCGAAGCCGGGCTGGAAGTAGAAGAAGTGATTCCCATGGTACAACGTTTTAACGGCGTTGTGGTGGGTAAGGTGCTGGAGGTGAACAAACATCCTAATGCCGATAAATTGTCGGTTTGTAAGGTGCAGACCGATAAGGAAACCTTTCAGGTGATTTGCGGCGCGCCCAATGTACGAGCCGGCCAGCTTGTGCCTTTTGCCATGGTTGGCGCCACCCTGCCCAATGGCATGAAGATCAAAAAGGCTAAAATCCGCGGCGTAGAATCGTACGGCATGATTTGCTCCAGAGAAGAGCTGGGCCTTGAACAACATTCTGACGGCATCTGGGCTTTTGATGAGGACTACCGGCCGGGAACGGACGTTTACGCCCTGCTTAGCCAGGAGCAGGATTGGATCATCGATATCGCGGTTACGCCAAACAGGGGCGACTGCCTCAGCGTGTACGGTATTGCGCGCGAAGTGGCCGCTTTGACCGGCCGACCCTTAAAAGAGTTGCAGCCGCAGGTTAAAGAAGAACTGGCAGAAAGCGCCGATCAGATCATTAAAATCAACATCCATGATCCGGATGGCTGCCCGCGGTACGCCGGACGCGTTATCCGCAACGTAAAAATCGGCCCCAGCCCAGAATGGATGCAAAAGCGACTAATGGCCGTCGGATTCAGGCCCATTAACAACATCGTCGATATTACCAACTACGTATTGGCCGAAATCGGCCATCCGCTGCACGCTTTTGATTTAAAATTTATCAAAGGGAACGAAATAAATGTGCGGCCCAGTAAAGAGGGCGATGTTTTTGTAACGCTGGACGACAAAGAACGAAAGCTACCCGAAAACACGGTGATGATTTGCGACGCCGAGCGCCCGGTAGCCATCGGAGGCATTATGGGCGGCCAGAATTCGGAAGTAAGCGAGCAGACCACCGACATTCTGCTGGAAAGCGCCTATTTTAAACCGGAGCGCATCGCCATGTCTTCCAAAAGATTGGGCCTGAGTACCGATGCTTCTCAGCATTTTGAGCGGGGCGCCGATCCGGAAAATGTTATCCGTGCCATCAATTACGCCGCAGCATTGATGGAAAGACTGGCCGACGGCGCGGTGGCAAAGGGCATTGTTGATGTGTATCCTGCCCCTGTTAAAGAAAAACGAATTCCGCTGAACGTGGAAAAGATAAACCGCGTTCTGGGAACGGATTTTTCTGAACAGACCATTCGGGAAAAACTGGAATCCATCCGGTTAACAATAGAAAACAATGAGGTGATTGTGCCGACCTTTCGTCACGATCTTTCCATTGTAGAAGACCTGGCGGAAGAGGTGGCGCGTCTGGTAAACTATTCCAATTTACCGGCCCGGCAGTACACCACCACTTTTTACGAAATGCCGCTTTCGGAGCAGGAAAATCGTTTGCAGTTTTTACGCTCGGAAATGCTGGCTCTGGGACTGCAGGAAATTTTCACGCAGAGCATGGTGCGTCAGGCAGAAGCGCAGCTATTTAACGAGCGGCCCATTGCCATTAAAAATCCGGTCAGCGACGATATGGCTTTTATGCGTCCCTCGCTGTTTGCCGGGATGTTAAAAGCGGTAAGCCATAATTTGAATCGCAACAACAAAAACCTGCGCTTTTTTGAAATCGGTCGTATCTTTACGGCATTTGACGGTAAAAATTTGCCGGAACAGCCCTATGCGCTGGCCGTGGTCATTACCGGCAGCCGCCACGTACCGGCCTGGAATGTTCCGGAACAAGCGGTTGATTTTTATGATATTAAAGGTTATCTGGAAGCATTTTTAAATAAATTATTTCTTGACAACTACCAAATTATTTTATATGATAAAACAGGTTACATGGAAAAAGATCAGACCGTTGCCGTAAAGATTAATGATGACTTGATCGCCATTTGCGGCAAATTAAGCGCAGATGTTTGCGAGAAGTTTGAAATTGAAAAAGACGTTTACGGCTTTGAGTTAAACGTCGATCTTTTACAAAAATATCTGGTCTTTGACCGGCAATTTAAGCCGATACCCAGATTTCCTTATTCCGAGCGCGATGTTGCCTTTTTGCTGGATGAGGAGATACTGGCGGCTGACGTTGTAGAATTTGTACAAAAAAACGGAGGTTCCCTGTTAAAATCGGTTGAGATCTTTGACGTGTATCAGGGTAAAAATATTCCGGAAGGAAAACGGAGCATTGCCCTGCGTTTAAGATATCAATCTAACGAAAGAACATTGAGTGATAAGGAAGTTGATCAATACTTCCAACAAATAATCAATAAAACCATTAAACACTTTTCGGCGAGCTTGCGGAAGTGA
- the rny gene encoding ribonuclease Y: MLTVVLILLIAIIAFGLGWFVNSWLGQNSLQKAEKQAREILDAAKEEAEDEKKEKLLEAEEEIFQLKQQLEEEFEAKKKTLQNLENELANRENNLDRKADLIYKKDRDLFLRERELKNRENQLNLKQEKLNQLLDEQNKKLESIAGLTREEAKQLLLDNLLESAKKEASTAVYQILEEAQKEAQSKAKDIIISAMQQSASDHAIESTVAVVTLPNDEMKGRIIGREGRNIRAFEIVTGIDVIVDDTPEAVILSGYDPYRRELARLTMEKLVNDGRIHPGRIEETYEKTVQEMDEFLRELGEQALIDVGLHGLHQDLTYMLGKLRYRTSFGQNVLQHSKEVAIISGIMAAELGLDEQLARRAGLLHDIGRAVDRRNVEGSHTELGYELAKKYGENPIVLNAILGHHGEVEPISPITILVQIANDISRSRPGARREVIENFVTRMESFEEIAMSFEGVKAAYAIQAGKEVRVIIDHEKVDDVASFNLASEIAKKIQNETDYPGQVKVVVIREFRAFDFA, from the coding sequence ATGTTGACGGTTGTCTTAATATTACTGATTGCGATTATTGCCTTCGGCCTCGGCTGGTTTGTTAATTCATGGCTCGGACAAAACAGCCTGCAAAAAGCGGAAAAGCAGGCCCGAGAAATCCTTGATGCGGCCAAAGAAGAAGCTGAAGATGAGAAAAAAGAGAAACTTTTAGAAGCCGAAGAAGAAATTTTTCAACTTAAACAGCAATTAGAAGAAGAATTTGAAGCCAAGAAAAAAACGCTACAAAACTTAGAAAATGAACTCGCCAATCGTGAAAATAATCTGGATCGCAAAGCGGACCTCATTTATAAAAAAGACCGCGATCTTTTTTTACGCGAGCGTGAGCTGAAAAATCGGGAAAATCAGCTCAATTTAAAGCAGGAAAAACTCAATCAGCTTCTGGACGAGCAAAATAAAAAACTGGAATCTATCGCCGGTTTAACGCGCGAAGAAGCCAAACAACTTTTGCTCGACAACCTGCTGGAATCGGCTAAAAAAGAAGCTTCCACTGCGGTCTATCAAATTCTGGAAGAAGCGCAAAAAGAGGCGCAGAGCAAGGCAAAAGATATTATCATATCGGCCATGCAGCAGTCCGCTTCGGATCACGCCATCGAATCCACCGTGGCCGTTGTAACCCTGCCCAACGATGAGATGAAGGGGCGGATCATCGGGCGCGAAGGCCGGAATATCCGCGCCTTTGAAATTGTAACCGGCATCGACGTGATTGTGGACGATACGCCCGAGGCCGTTATCTTAAGCGGATATGATCCGTACCGTCGTGAACTGGCGCGCCTGACCATGGAAAAACTGGTCAACGACGGACGAATTCATCCCGGGCGCATTGAAGAAACCTATGAAAAAACCGTTCAGGAAATGGATGAATTTTTGCGTGAGCTGGGCGAACAGGCGCTTATTGATGTAGGGTTGCACGGCCTGCACCAGGATTTAACCTACATGCTGGGTAAGTTACGATATCGCACCAGCTTTGGGCAAAACGTGCTGCAGCATAGTAAAGAGGTGGCCATCATTTCCGGAATTATGGCCGCTGAACTGGGGCTGGACGAACAACTGGCGCGCAGGGCCGGCTTGCTGCACGATATCGGCCGGGCTGTGGATCGCCGGAATGTGGAAGGCAGCCATACAGAGTTAGGCTACGAACTGGCTAAAAAATACGGCGAAAATCCCATTGTGCTAAACGCCATTTTGGGGCATCATGGAGAGGTAGAGCCCATTTCGCCTATCACCATTCTGGTGCAAATTGCCAATGATATCAGCCGTTCGCGGCCGGGCGCGCGTCGGGAAGTCATCGAAAACTTTGTTACACGCATGGAATCGTTTGAAGAAATCGCCATGTCCTTTGAAGGCGTTAAAGCGGCCTATGCCATCCAGGCCGGTAAAGAGGTGCGCGTGATTATCGACCATGAAAAGGTTGACGATGTGGCCAGTTTTAACCTGGCCAGTGAAATCGCTAAAAAAATTCAAAATGAAACGGATTATCCCGGCCAGGTAAAGGTGGTGGTAATCCGGGAATTCCGGGCCTTTGATTTTGCTTAA
- the rpmI gene encoding 50S ribosomal protein L35, giving the protein MPKMKSNRGAAKRFRVTASGKIKRHHAYHSHILTKKSSKRKRNLRKESMITDADIKRVRRMILA; this is encoded by the coding sequence ATGCCTAAGATGAAATCAAATCGCGGAGCCGCTAAAAGATTTCGCGTTACCGCCAGCGGTAAAATTAAAAGGCATCATGCATATCATAGCCATATCCTAACCAAAAAGAGTTCCAAGCGCAAACGTAATTTGCGCAAAGAATCGATGATTACCGATGCGGATATCAAACGCGTTAGAAGAATGATCTTGGCTTAA
- the pheS gene encoding phenylalanine--tRNA ligase subunit alpha, with protein MNEIIEKIRAEFSQAVQSVKSPADLEPIRVKFLGRKGLVSTSFERISELPKEQRPLFGKALNELKKELETQYQALAASFKDKEAAKRRIDLTLPGRKPFAGRKHPLLKVADEIKQIFTSLGFTIEDGPEIETDFYNFEALNIPKTHPARDMQDTLYITDDILLRTHTSPVQIRVMQRQKPPIQMIAPGRVYRRDTPDASHSPFFHQVEGLVVDEGITFADLKGVIQAFAHRMFGPDIKVRFRPSFFPFTEPSAEYDFSCVFCKGKGCRVCKNTGWMEISGAGMVHPNVFKAAGVDAEKYTGYAFGMGIDRIAMIKYAIDDIRIFFENDIRFLNQF; from the coding sequence ATGAATGAAATTATTGAAAAGATTCGGGCAGAATTTTCGCAAGCTGTGCAGTCGGTTAAAAGTCCGGCCGATCTGGAGCCCATTCGCGTAAAATTTTTGGGGCGAAAGGGACTGGTCTCAACCTCATTTGAGCGCATCTCCGAGTTGCCCAAAGAACAGCGCCCTCTATTTGGCAAAGCGCTTAACGAGTTAAAAAAAGAGCTGGAAACTCAGTACCAGGCGCTGGCGGCAAGTTTTAAAGATAAAGAAGCCGCTAAACGCAGGATCGATTTGACCCTGCCGGGGCGCAAACCGTTTGCCGGACGCAAACATCCTTTGTTAAAAGTTGCCGACGAAATCAAACAAATTTTTACCAGTCTGGGCTTTACCATTGAAGACGGTCCGGAGATCGAAACCGATTTCTACAACTTTGAGGCGTTAAATATTCCCAAAACCCATCCTGCGCGAGACATGCAAGATACTCTTTACATTACCGATGATATTCTGTTAAGAACGCACACCTCGCCGGTGCAGATTCGCGTGATGCAAAGACAAAAACCGCCCATTCAGATGATTGCGCCGGGCCGCGTTTATCGACGCGATACGCCCGATGCCAGCCATTCGCCTTTTTTTCATCAGGTGGAGGGACTGGTGGTGGATGAGGGCATTACCTTTGCCGATTTAAAGGGCGTTATTCAGGCCTTTGCCCACCGTATGTTCGGGCCCGATATTAAAGTGCGCTTTAGACCCAGTTTTTTCCCCTTTACCGAGCCCAGCGCCGAGTATGATTTTAGCTGCGTGTTTTGTAAGGGAAAAGGCTGTCGCGTTTGTAAGAATACCGGCTGGATGGAAATTTCCGGCGCCGGAATGGTGCATCCCAATGTGTTTAAAGCGGCGGGCGTGGATGCGGAAAAATACACGGGCTACGCGTTTGGAATGGGCATTGATCGCATTGCCATGATTAAATACGCCATTGATGACATACGAATCTTTTTTGAAAATGACATTCGATTTTTAAACCAATTTTAA
- a CDS encoding cell division protein ZapA — MANGQIRVNIFGSEYTLVSDNDENYVREIAQYIDQKMREIDKNQSIKSTVKIAILTALNVADELFQERLYRQKLLSQLDEEAKKLNRELAEFVEE, encoded by the coding sequence ATGGCTAACGGCCAGATTCGCGTTAACATTTTTGGATCAGAATACACATTGGTTTCCGACAATGATGAAAATTATGTGCGAGAAATTGCGCAATACATTGATCAAAAAATGAGGGAAATTGATAAAAATCAATCAATTAAATCAACCGTTAAAATAGCCATTTTGACGGCGTTGAATGTTGCCGATGAATTGTTTCAGGAACGATTGTATCGGCAAAAGTTACTCAGTCAATTAGATGAGGAAGCCAAAAAATTAAATCGTGAACTGGCCGAGTTTGTAGAAGAATAG
- the zapB gene encoding cell division protein ZapB: MNLQNFEQLEKSVHSLIDKYRELRFRYYQLQQENNELKEKAKLVEKHNGELNLQEIEKLRAENSALKAERSELKERLKKLIAELEEIDIT; encoded by the coding sequence ATGAATCTACAAAACTTTGAACAGCTGGAAAAATCTGTTCATTCCCTGATCGATAAGTATCGGGAATTACGCTTCAGGTATTACCAGTTACAACAAGAGAATAACGAACTAAAGGAAAAAGCAAAGCTTGTCGAAAAACACAACGGAGAGCTTAATTTACAAGAAATTGAGAAATTAAGAGCGGAAAACAGCGCATTAAAAGCGGAGCGATCAGAATTAAAAGAACGTTTAAAAAAATTGATCGCTGAGCTGGAAGAGATTGACATCACTTAA
- the rplT gene encoding 50S ribosomal protein L20, which produces MPRAKNNVAARQRRKKILKAAKGYRLGKSRLYKTAKDQVEKSWLYAYRDRRAKKRTFRTLWITRINAACRLNGVSYSVFMNGLKKANIELNRKALADLAVHDPQGFSALVKQVIA; this is translated from the coding sequence ATGCCACGTGCAAAAAATAATGTTGCCGCTCGTCAAAGAAGAAAAAAGATTCTGAAAGCGGCTAAAGGCTATCGCCTTGGGAAAAGCCGCCTTTACAAAACCGCTAAGGATCAGGTAGAAAAAAGCTGGCTGTACGCCTATCGCGATCGTCGGGCTAAAAAACGCACTTTTCGTACGCTGTGGATTACGCGTATTAACGCAGCCTGCCGCCTGAACGGCGTATCGTATTCTGTTTTTATGAACGGTCTTAAAAAAGCCAACATCGAGCTTAATCGGAAAGCGCTGGCCGACCTGGCGGTGCATGATCCTCAGGGATTTAGTGCGCTGGTTAAACAAGTTATCGCTTGA